One Bacillus amyloliquefaciens DSM 7 = ATCC 23350 DNA window includes the following coding sequences:
- the yhzE2 gene encoding sporulation protein YhzE2 yields the protein MGEVFAGGFALLVVLFILLIIIGASWIY from the coding sequence ATGGGTGAAGTATTTGCAGGCGGTTTTGCATTGTTGGTTGTTCTGTTCATCTTATTGATCATCATCGGCGCTTCTTGGATTTACTAA
- a CDS encoding DUF3267 domain-containing protein has protein sequence MNCWKTINLIKDYGAVRLLLTAVGFMILFFICNFLAFGLLRPNISLSDGHVFAFCVLLVVTLFVHKVIHVLPMICKKRKKEMKMYFLRMPTWKGIPKTTMLISTISPFLFITPVLFYAGLAFPSHAHYFYMISSIHAGYCLPDLLFALHLVKAPKSCLIDQESDGFDILVKKVPES, from the coding sequence ATGAATTGCTGGAAAACCATTAATCTGATCAAAGATTATGGTGCGGTTCGTTTATTATTGACTGCTGTAGGTTTTATGATCCTGTTTTTTATATGCAACTTCTTGGCATTCGGGCTGCTGCGTCCGAATATCAGTTTAAGTGACGGGCATGTATTTGCTTTTTGCGTTCTGCTCGTCGTTACTTTATTTGTACATAAAGTCATACATGTCCTGCCGATGATCTGTAAAAAAAGAAAAAAGGAAATGAAAATGTACTTTTTGCGGATGCCGACATGGAAAGGCATACCAAAAACAACAATGCTGATTTCAACGATCAGCCCGTTTTTATTCATTACGCCGGTATTATTTTATGCCGGGCTGGCATTTCCGAGTCACGCCCATTACTTTTATATGATTTCGAGCATTCATGCGGGTTATTGCCTGCCTGATCTTCTGTTTGCGCTGCATCTGGTCAAAGCGCCCAAATCATGTCTGATTGACCAGGAATCCGACGGCTTTGATATTTTAGTAAAAAAAGTGCCGGAGTCTTGA
- a CDS encoding YhaI family protein → MDSMDQRIGRLEYYIQLLVKTVDMDKYPFYAMMIEKGLTEEEGEEVGRICRELEDELESQKAQGFVTFDKLLALFAGQLNEKLDVHETIFALYEQGLYTALMEEFIEIMKHFD, encoded by the coding sequence ATGGATTCAATGGATCAGCGTATCGGGCGGTTAGAATATTACATACAATTGCTTGTGAAAACAGTGGATATGGATAAGTACCCTTTTTATGCGATGATGATCGAAAAAGGGCTGACCGAAGAGGAAGGTGAAGAGGTCGGGCGGATCTGCCGCGAATTGGAGGACGAGCTGGAGTCGCAAAAAGCGCAAGGCTTTGTGACGTTCGACAAACTCCTTGCGCTTTTTGCGGGACAGCTGAACGAAAAATTAGATGTTCATGAAACGATTTTTGCTTTGTATGAGCAGGGGCTTTATACAGCGCTGATGGAAGAATTTATTGAGATTATGAAGCACTTTGATTAA
- a CDS encoding HTH-type transcriptional regulator Hpr, producing the protein MNRVEPPYDLKEALIYTQKMAQLSKALWKSIEKDWQNWLKPYDLNINEHHILWIAYQLKGASISEIAKFGVMHVSTAFNFSKKLEERGYLKFSKRLNDKRNTYIQLTEEGENVFESLLEEFAPSRNAVFKGSQPLYHLFGKFPEIEELTCVIRHIYGEDFMEIFEKSLTNINNDFESEDGSLKKKTGESAVHETAEELEPINS; encoded by the coding sequence TTGAATCGTGTTGAACCGCCTTACGATCTAAAAGAAGCTTTAATCTATACCCAAAAAATGGCTCAGCTGTCCAAAGCGCTGTGGAAATCTATCGAAAAAGATTGGCAGAATTGGCTGAAACCGTACGACCTTAATATTAACGAGCATCATATATTATGGATTGCTTATCAGCTTAAAGGAGCTTCTATTTCAGAAATCGCCAAATTCGGCGTTATGCACGTATCAACTGCGTTTAATTTTTCAAAAAAACTTGAAGAACGCGGATATCTGAAATTTTCCAAGCGGCTGAATGACAAACGGAACACGTACATTCAGTTAACAGAAGAAGGGGAAAATGTATTCGAAAGTCTTCTTGAGGAGTTTGCCCCGTCGAGAAACGCGGTGTTTAAAGGTTCACAGCCGCTCTACCATTTATTCGGGAAGTTTCCGGAAATTGAAGAATTAACCTGTGTCATCCGCCACATTTACGGCGAAGATTTTATGGAGATATTTGAGAAATCATTGACAAACATAAACAATGATTTTGAAAGTGAAGACGGAAGTCTGAAGAAAAAAACGGGCGAATCGGCTGTCCATGAAACGGCTGAAGAACTGGAACCGATCAACAGTTAA
- a CDS encoding YtxH domain-containing protein codes for MADGRSLLKGLFVGGLIGGAAVLLSAPSSGKELRGKIKANCNSIEDTIRRLKRDGMALKDQLVQTAKESAEVIKDVGGELQTSIKRWQEEIKPHQQDLQKEIADIEEKIRQLEKTLQN; via the coding sequence ATGGCTGACGGACGTTCCCTTTTAAAAGGCCTTTTCGTAGGCGGATTGATCGGAGGCGCGGCGGTTTTGCTTTCGGCTCCTTCATCCGGAAAAGAGCTGCGGGGCAAAATCAAAGCGAATTGCAATTCAATTGAGGACACAATCAGACGGTTAAAAAGAGACGGAATGGCGCTTAAGGACCAGCTTGTCCAAACAGCGAAAGAAAGCGCCGAAGTCATTAAAGACGTAGGCGGAGAGCTTCAGACCAGCATTAAAAGGTGGCAGGAGGAAATCAAGCCGCACCAGCAGGATCTCCAAAAGGAAATCGCTGATATTGAAGAGAAAATCAGACAGCTGGAGAAAACCTTACAAAACTAA
- a CDS encoding tryptophan transporter, giving the protein MKTKELVIMALFAAIGAVLHSIMPPVLFGMKPDMMLVMMFMGILLFPRVQNVLMIGIVTGIISALTTSFPGGQLPNIIEKPVTAFLFLALALLIKKSVKTAAAAVITIAGTFISGVIFLALALLIVGLPGGFTALVLAVVLPAAALNAIAIVIMYPIVQTILRRSNMIETVK; this is encoded by the coding sequence ATGAAAACAAAAGAATTAGTCATTATGGCCCTGTTTGCGGCAATCGGAGCGGTGCTTCACTCCATTATGCCGCCGGTATTATTCGGAATGAAACCCGATATGATGCTTGTGATGATGTTTATGGGCATTCTGTTATTTCCCCGTGTGCAGAACGTGCTGATGATCGGAATTGTAACGGGAATCATTTCCGCACTCACGACATCTTTTCCGGGCGGACAGCTTCCGAATATCATTGAAAAACCGGTAACGGCGTTTCTGTTTCTGGCGCTGGCGCTTTTGATAAAAAAGAGCGTGAAAACAGCGGCGGCTGCCGTCATTACGATAGCCGGCACCTTCATCTCCGGCGTGATCTTTCTGGCGCTGGCCCTTCTGATTGTCGGCCTGCCGGGCGGATTCACCGCATTGGTGCTCGCGGTCGTCCTTCCGGCGGCTGCGCTGAATGCGATCGCCATTGTCATTATGTATCCGATTGTGCAGACGATCTTAAGACGGTCCAATATGATTGAAACGGTGAAATAG